From a region of the Streptomyces sp. B21-083 genome:
- a CDS encoding NAD(P)/FAD-dependent oxidoreductase, whose amino-acid sequence MVKERARILVVGGGYVGMYTALRLQRKLQQELKRGQVDITVVTPNPYMTYQPFLPEAAAGNISPRHVVVPLRRVLDQCRIVVGEVSAIDHAKRTATVVTLATTEEGTGAQQLTYDELVLAPGSVSRTLPIPGLAEHAIGFKTVEEAIGLRNHVIEQMDIASSTRDPAIRDAALTFVFVGGGYAGVEALGELEDMARYAARYYHNVKAEDMKWILVEASGRILPEVGEEMGKYTVTQLRRRNIDVRLETRLDSCADRIAVLSDGARFPTRTVVWTAGVKPHPLLAATDLPLNERGRLKCTAELRIEGTTHAWAAGDAAAVPDVTAAEPGKETAPNAQHAVRQAKVLGDNIARSLRGEPLETYSHRYVGSVASLGLHKGVAHVYGRKLKGYPAWFMHRVYHLSRVPTFNRKARVLAEWTLSGLFKREIVSLGSLEHPRAEFELAAGGKPSQKPHQDPKGSS is encoded by the coding sequence ATGGTGAAGGAACGTGCGCGAATTCTCGTTGTCGGCGGCGGCTACGTCGGGATGTACACGGCCCTGCGCCTCCAGCGGAAGCTCCAGCAGGAGCTGAAACGGGGCCAGGTCGACATCACCGTCGTCACTCCGAACCCGTACATGACCTATCAACCGTTCCTCCCCGAGGCGGCAGCGGGCAACATCTCGCCCCGCCACGTGGTCGTACCGCTGCGCCGGGTCCTCGACCAGTGCCGGATCGTCGTCGGCGAGGTCAGCGCGATCGACCACGCCAAGCGCACCGCGACCGTCGTCACCCTCGCCACCACGGAAGAGGGAACGGGCGCCCAGCAACTGACGTACGACGAACTCGTCCTCGCCCCCGGCTCGGTCTCGCGCACCCTCCCGATCCCCGGCCTCGCCGAACACGCGATCGGCTTCAAGACGGTCGAGGAAGCCATCGGCCTGCGCAACCACGTCATCGAACAGATGGACATCGCCTCCTCCACCCGTGACCCCGCGATCCGCGACGCGGCCCTGACCTTCGTCTTCGTGGGCGGCGGCTACGCCGGCGTGGAGGCGCTCGGCGAGCTGGAGGACATGGCCCGCTACGCCGCGCGGTACTACCACAACGTCAAGGCCGAGGACATGAAGTGGATCCTCGTCGAGGCATCGGGCCGCATCCTGCCCGAGGTCGGCGAGGAGATGGGCAAGTACACGGTCACCCAGCTGCGCCGCCGCAACATCGACGTACGCCTGGAGACCCGCCTCGACTCCTGCGCGGACCGGATCGCCGTCCTCAGCGACGGCGCCCGCTTCCCCACCCGTACGGTCGTGTGGACCGCCGGCGTCAAACCCCACCCCCTGCTCGCCGCCACCGACCTCCCGCTGAACGAGCGCGGGCGCCTGAAGTGCACCGCAGAGCTGCGGATCGAGGGCACCACGCACGCGTGGGCGGCGGGAGACGCCGCCGCCGTCCCCGACGTCACGGCCGCGGAACCCGGCAAGGAGACGGCCCCCAACGCCCAGCACGCGGTACGCCAGGCCAAGGTCCTCGGCGACAACATCGCCCGCTCCCTGCGGGGCGAACCGCTCGAAACGTACTCCCACAGGTACGTCGGTTCAGTAGCCTCCCTGGGACTCCACAAGGGTGTCGCACACGTCTACGGGCGCAAGCTGAAGGGCTACCCCGCCTGGTTCATGCACCGCGTCTACCACCTGAGCCGGGTGCCCACCTTCAACCGCAAGGCCCGGGTGCTCGCCGAGTGGACCCTGTCGGGGCTCTTCAAGCGGGAGATCGTCTCCCTCGGTTCGCTCGAACATCCCCGCGCGGAGTTCGAACTCGCGGCCGGTGGAAAGCCTTCTCAGAAGCCTCACCAGGACCCGAAGGGGTCGTCCTGA
- a CDS encoding MFS transporter, with protein MGAEMRRIHVGNALSAFGLGFTVPYLYVYVAQVRGLGAMTAGLVLAVFAVAALVVLPFAGRAIVRRGPLPVLLVALVTAAVGAMGLGLAANATAVLLAAVALGAGQAVMQPALATMIVDFSSAETRSRAFATQFFLQNLGLGVGGLIGGHLVDTTRVGSFTLLFGIEAAMFLLLAVIMATVRMPRSPRIDGAPAQAKGSWKQLLENRAMVQLCVLGFVLFFACYGQFESGLAAYGVEAAGISTSALGSALAANTAVIVVAQFAVLRFVERQKRSRVIAAVGILWAVAWGVAGYAGLGHGSQAMATAAFVSTYALFGLGEAMLSPTVAPLVADLAPAGLAGQYNSAFALVKQLALAVGPAVGGPLGASLHAPYIVMFLLFSLGISVLAVRLGRQLTPVQNQPSLARRSRVVAQGGAPVESVVPTT; from the coding sequence ATGGGCGCGGAGATGCGCCGGATCCATGTGGGCAACGCACTCAGCGCGTTCGGGCTCGGCTTCACGGTCCCGTATCTGTACGTCTATGTGGCGCAGGTGCGGGGACTGGGAGCCATGACGGCGGGTCTCGTACTCGCCGTCTTCGCTGTGGCGGCGCTGGTCGTGCTTCCGTTCGCCGGGCGGGCCATCGTCCGGCGCGGCCCGCTGCCGGTGCTGCTCGTCGCCCTGGTCACCGCCGCTGTCGGCGCGATGGGCCTCGGGCTCGCCGCCAACGCCACCGCCGTACTCCTGGCCGCTGTCGCGCTGGGGGCCGGGCAGGCCGTGATGCAGCCGGCGCTCGCGACGATGATCGTCGACTTCTCGTCGGCGGAGACGCGGTCGCGGGCCTTCGCCACCCAGTTCTTTCTGCAGAACCTCGGGCTGGGCGTCGGCGGGCTCATCGGCGGGCATCTCGTGGACACGACCCGGGTCGGCTCGTTCACCCTGTTGTTCGGCATCGAGGCGGCGATGTTCCTGCTGCTCGCCGTGATCATGGCGACCGTACGGATGCCTCGTTCGCCGAGGATCGACGGTGCGCCCGCTCAGGCCAAGGGCAGCTGGAAGCAGTTGCTGGAGAACCGGGCGATGGTGCAGCTGTGTGTGCTGGGCTTCGTCCTGTTCTTCGCCTGTTACGGGCAGTTCGAGTCTGGGCTGGCCGCGTACGGGGTCGAGGCGGCCGGGATCTCGACGTCCGCGCTCGGTTCGGCGCTGGCGGCGAACACCGCGGTGATCGTGGTGGCGCAGTTCGCGGTGCTCAGGTTCGTCGAGCGGCAGAAGCGGTCGCGGGTGATCGCGGCCGTGGGGATCCTGTGGGCCGTCGCGTGGGGCGTGGCCGGGTATGCGGGGCTCGGGCACGGCAGCCAGGCCATGGCGACCGCCGCGTTCGTGTCGACGTACGCGCTGTTCGGGCTGGGAGAGGCGATGCTGTCGCCGACCGTCGCGCCGCTGGTGGCCGATCTGGCGCCGGCCGGGCTCGCGGGGCAGTACAACTCGGCGTTCGCCCTGGTGAAGCAGCTCGCGCTGGCCGTCGGTCCGGCGGTGGGCGGGCCGCTCGGGGCCTCGCTGCACGCGCCGTACATCGTGATGTTCCTGCTGTTCTCGCTGGGGATCAGCGTCCTCGCCGTACGGCTGGGACGGCAGCTGACCCCCGTACAGAATCAGCCGTCTCTGGCGCGGCGCAGTCGGGTGGTCGCGCAGGGCGGGGCTCCGGTGGAGTCCGTGGTGCCTACTACGTAG
- a CDS encoding class I SAM-dependent methyltransferase: MADPKGFPLKDNATHTAAEHYERYSALLMAPFVTAALDAADLFPGAHVLDLACGTGFVARAAAAQVGPTGHVVAVDLLEGMLRIAARNAPRMYPDIEFTQASADKLPYPDDSFDAIVCQQGVQYFPDLAAALTEAARVTRPGGRFTATAWTPPADRSPYFAAQLKAVTDHGTPEAEARFAASLSCTADRLTDALTTAGFHDITTREVTFAIAFPDLADFASGHLAADPWGRSIEEAGGPARFTEAAETTREALAPHTSPDGSATLPFTTTLATATR; encoded by the coding sequence ATGGCAGATCCCAAAGGTTTCCCCCTCAAAGACAACGCCACTCACACCGCCGCGGAACACTACGAGCGCTACAGCGCCCTCCTGATGGCGCCCTTCGTCACCGCGGCCCTGGACGCCGCCGACCTCTTCCCGGGCGCCCACGTCCTCGACCTGGCCTGCGGCACCGGCTTCGTCGCCCGCGCGGCCGCCGCCCAGGTCGGCCCCACGGGCCACGTAGTCGCCGTCGACCTCCTGGAGGGCATGCTCAGGATCGCCGCCCGCAACGCCCCCCGGATGTACCCGGACATCGAGTTCACCCAGGCCTCGGCGGACAAGCTCCCCTACCCTGACGACTCGTTCGACGCGATCGTCTGCCAGCAGGGCGTCCAGTACTTCCCCGACCTGGCAGCCGCACTCACCGAAGCGGCCCGCGTCACCCGCCCGGGCGGTCGCTTCACGGCCACGGCCTGGACCCCGCCCGCGGACCGCTCCCCGTACTTCGCCGCCCAGCTGAAGGCGGTCACCGACCACGGCACCCCGGAGGCGGAGGCACGTTTCGCCGCTTCCCTCTCCTGCACCGCCGACCGCCTCACCGACGCCCTGACCACCGCCGGCTTCCACGACATCACGACCCGCGAGGTCACCTTCGCCATCGCCTTCCCCGACCTCGCGGACTTCGCCTCCGGCCACCTCGCGGCCGACCCCTGGGGCCGGTCGATCGAGGAGGCGGGCGGCCCGGCCCGCTTCACCGAGGCGGCGGAAACGACCCGCGAGGCCCTAGCCCCCCACACGTCCCCCGACGGCTCGGCAACCCTCCCCTTCACCACCACCCTGGCCACAGCAACCCGCTGA
- a CDS encoding TetR/AcrR family transcriptional regulator, producing MHIQDSRWSSASAIAPGGPVSAAAGNGRGDTSRTAPLRVDAQRNLEHVLRAAREVFGELGYGAPMEDVARRARVGVGTVYRRFPSKDVLVRRIAEEETSRLTDQARAALGQEDEPWSALSRFLRTSVASGAGRLLPPQILRVGVAEDDGSAGSGGSGASGGLGLDEARVPQQRTQATGGGFGAGELRLVSDDAAAAALADDPGAAALLEVVGRLVERAREAGVLRPDVSVSDVLLVIATAAPSLPDPAQQAAASSRLLDILLEGLRSRPL from the coding sequence ATGCACATTCAGGATTCTCGTTGGTCATCCGCGTCCGCCATCGCACCAGGCGGACCGGTCAGCGCGGCGGCGGGCAACGGACGCGGTGACACATCGCGTACGGCGCCACTGCGTGTGGACGCACAGCGCAATCTGGAGCACGTACTTCGCGCGGCACGTGAGGTCTTCGGCGAGCTGGGATACGGCGCGCCGATGGAGGACGTGGCGCGGCGCGCTCGGGTGGGTGTCGGCACGGTGTACCGGCGCTTCCCGAGCAAGGACGTACTGGTCCGGCGGATAGCCGAGGAGGAGACCTCCCGGCTGACCGACCAGGCTCGTGCGGCGCTCGGGCAGGAGGACGAGCCGTGGTCGGCGCTGTCGCGCTTCCTGCGGACGTCGGTGGCCTCGGGCGCCGGGCGGCTGCTGCCGCCGCAGATACTGCGCGTCGGCGTCGCCGAAGACGACGGTTCCGCCGGTTCCGGTGGTTCCGGTGCTTCCGGTGGTCTCGGCCTCGATGAGGCGCGGGTGCCGCAGCAGCGGACCCAGGCGACGGGTGGCGGTTTCGGCGCCGGGGAACTGCGGCTGGTGTCCGACGACGCCGCGGCGGCCGCCCTGGCGGACGACCCGGGCGCGGCGGCGCTGCTGGAAGTCGTGGGCCGGCTCGTGGAGCGGGCGCGTGAGGCGGGCGTACTGCGGCCGGACGTGTCGGTGTCGGACGTACTGCTGGTGATCGCGACGGCGGCGCCCTCGCTGCCGGACCCGGCGCAGCAGGCGGCGGCCTCGTCACGGCTGTTGGACATCCTGTTGGAGGGGTTGCGGTCGCGGCCTCTGTGA
- a CDS encoding SpoIIE family protein phosphatase — MNFTRWSARLPGTQRRAAARTDHTISPDRLPDRRGESSGSGPGSVPAARAERLTDDDAPCLPAVDDLPTREVLDRIPALVAIVHGPDHRIAYTNDAYTVAFGVRAEGAPAREAAPELDELGLLPLLDQVLRSAKPRTLKSRKAHSGRSYTITCTPVEATATPEGSGGVLIFAADVTDHAEAAERLRASERSQRETAVTLQRSLLPQELEEPDDLRVAATYHPGGTEAAVGGDWYDVITLGGGRTALVIGDVMGRGVRAAAIMGQLRTAVRAYARLDLPPHEVLQLLDGLAMEIDANQIATCVYAVHDPNEGKLVYASAGHLPILVRDESGVVQRADEPTGPPLGTGGWMHASGSIPLTPGSTAVLYTDGLVERRNEDLDEGIAALERALAGATGSPQVVCDRLVRSAGVTADHDDDVAVLVLQHPARTGPDSDLFRNAALELLGGIEAAPRARAFASGVLTSWRFPTELHDVGVLAASELVANSLQHGTPPMRLRLRRTDRRLIVEVTDGDDHLPLRRTAEPGDESGRGIAIIATVATSWGSRRTPGGGKAVWCEFVLPGCK, encoded by the coding sequence GTGAACTTCACGCGCTGGAGCGCCCGACTTCCCGGAACGCAGCGCCGCGCCGCAGCGCGGACCGATCACACGATCAGCCCGGACCGGCTGCCCGACCGACGTGGCGAGAGCTCCGGCTCGGGCCCCGGCTCCGTACCCGCCGCCCGCGCCGAGCGGCTCACCGACGATGATGCCCCCTGCCTGCCCGCGGTCGACGACCTGCCCACCCGCGAGGTCCTCGACCGCATCCCGGCCCTGGTCGCCATCGTCCACGGCCCCGACCACCGCATCGCGTACACCAACGACGCCTACACGGTGGCCTTCGGCGTACGCGCGGAGGGCGCCCCCGCCCGCGAAGCGGCCCCCGAGCTGGACGAACTGGGCCTGCTGCCCCTCCTGGACCAGGTCCTGCGCAGCGCCAAGCCCCGTACGCTCAAGTCCCGCAAGGCGCACAGCGGACGCTCCTACACGATCACGTGCACCCCGGTCGAGGCGACGGCCACTCCCGAAGGGAGTGGCGGCGTCCTCATCTTCGCCGCCGACGTCACCGACCACGCCGAGGCCGCCGAACGCCTGCGCGCCAGCGAACGCAGCCAGCGCGAGACCGCGGTGACCCTCCAGCGCTCCCTCCTCCCCCAGGAACTGGAGGAACCGGACGACCTCCGCGTGGCTGCCACCTACCATCCCGGCGGCACGGAAGCGGCGGTGGGCGGCGACTGGTACGACGTCATCACCCTGGGCGGCGGCCGCACAGCCCTCGTCATCGGCGACGTCATGGGCCGAGGAGTGCGCGCGGCAGCGATCATGGGCCAGCTCCGTACGGCGGTCCGCGCGTACGCCCGCCTGGACCTCCCCCCGCACGAGGTCCTCCAGCTCCTCGACGGCCTCGCCATGGAGATCGACGCCAACCAGATCGCCACCTGCGTGTACGCCGTCCACGACCCCAACGAGGGCAAGCTCGTGTACGCCTCCGCGGGCCACCTGCCCATCCTCGTCCGCGACGAGAGCGGGGTCGTCCAGCGCGCCGACGAACCCACGGGCCCGCCCCTCGGCACCGGCGGCTGGATGCACGCCTCGGGCTCGATCCCGCTCACCCCGGGCTCCACGGCGGTCCTCTACACCGACGGACTGGTGGAACGCCGTAACGAGGACCTCGACGAGGGCATCGCCGCCCTGGAGCGCGCCCTCGCCGGCGCCACGGGCAGCCCCCAGGTCGTCTGCGACCGCCTGGTCCGCTCGGCGGGCGTCACGGCGGACCACGACGACGACGTGGCGGTCCTGGTCCTCCAGCACCCCGCCCGTACCGGCCCCGACAGCGACCTGTTCCGCAACGCGGCCCTGGAACTCCTCGGCGGCATCGAAGCGGCCCCACGCGCGCGTGCGTTCGCCTCCGGCGTCCTGACGAGCTGGCGCTTCCCCACCGAACTGCACGACGTGGGCGTCCTGGCGGCCAGCGAACTGGTCGCGAACTCCCTCCAGCACGGCACACCCCCGATGCGCCTGCGCCTGCGCCGCACCGACCGCCGCCTCATCGTCGAGGTGACGGACGGCGACGACCACCTCCCCCTGCGCCGCACCGCGGAACCCGGCGACGAATCGGGCCGCGGCATCGCCATCATCGCCACGGTCGCCACGAGCTGGGGTTCACGCCGGACACCCGGGGGCGGGAAGGCGGTGTGGTGCGAGTTCGTGCTGCCGGGGTGCAAGTGA